TCCGGAATATGCGCAAAAACACCCGGAGATTCTGCCGGCACGATATATCAAGACCTACGGCAATGCCTCGCTGGAAGAGCATATTGTACTGAACGAGATCGAACAGGAGTATCCTTCGCTGAAGAAGCTACCTGAAAACATCCGAAGCATCTTTACCTATGCTTTTTCTGAGATGCTTAACAATGCAATAGAACATTCGCAATCAAAGAAAATACGTATCGAAGTTGCCGTTCAGAACAAAAGGCTATTATTTGTCGTGGAAGACTATGGAATCGGTGTCTTTCGCAACGTTATGAAGGAACGGAAACTTGGATCTGAGTTTGAGGCTATGCAGGATCTGTTGAAGGGTAAGACCACTACAGCGCCGGAATCTCATTCGGGAGAGGGAATATTCTTCACGTCTAAAGTGGGTGAAAGGTTTATCCTGGACAGCTATGGGTATCAGCTCATGGCGGATAATGCATTACCCGATGTTTTTATTGAAAGGATTGAGAGAGTAAAGAAAGGAACCCGGGTTACGTTCGAGCTAAATACTTCCTCTCCGCTCCACCTCAATGACGTTTTTAAAAAATACACCAATACCGGGACTGGAAAAGATTATGGTTTTGATAGAACGGAAATAAGGATCAAACTCTATACCATGGCGGGTGTATATATCTCTCGCTCCCAGG
This genomic window from Dehalococcoidia bacterium contains:
- a CDS encoding DUF4325 domain-containing protein yields the protein MVDNTITKDKLIELAGRSDRIFASKLADQFNVSRQYLNRLINELVMAGKLVKIGKTRYAYYVLPEYAQKHPEILPARYIKTYGNASLEEHIVLNEIEQEYPSLKKLPENIRSIFTYAFSEMLNNAIEHSQSKKIRIEVAVQNKRLLFVVEDYGIGVFRNVMKERKLGSEFEAMQDLLKGKTTTAPESHSGEGIFFTSKVGERFILDSYGYQLMADNALPDVFIERIERVKKGTRVTFELNTSSPLHLNDVFKKYTNTGTGKDYGFDRTEIRIKLYTMAGVYISRSQARRVLAGLEKFKVIVFDFDKVTVIGQAFADEIFRVFHHKYPDIRLETENMSESVGFMVERARAEAESLKDR